The window TATGATGAAGCTACTCAAACAGTACAGGTTGTTGGAGATAATGTAACGTATAGAGCTACTTATTTAATTGATGAAGAAGGAACTGTTTTTCATGAAGGAATTAATCATATGCCAGTTGGTAGAAATGTAAATGAGTTTTTACGTTTAATTGATGCCTATTCTCATGTTCAAAAAAACGGAGAAGTTTGTCCTGCAAACTGGGAAGAAGGTAAAGATGCAATGAAACCTAATGCAAAAGGTACAGCTGAATATTTAGCTTCACACTAAAATTTAATTACAAATTATGAATTGCGAATGTTTAATTCGTAATTCATAATTTAAAATTCATCATTATTATGGTACAAGAATTAAGTCAAGATAATTTAGCTGAATTAGTTTCAGAAAATAAAACAGTTATAGTTCAATATTCTGCAACTTGGTGTGGAAACTGTAGAATTATGAAGCCTAAATTTAAGAAATTAGCTTCTGAAAATGAAAACGTAGTTTTTGTAATTGCAGATGCAGAAAAATTTCCTGAAAGTAGAAAATTAGCAGATGTAAGTAATTTACCAACATTTGCAACTTTTGTAGATGGTAAATTTGTAAATCAAGTACAAACGAACAAATTTGATTCTTTAAAAGAATTGGTGGCAGAGATAGTATAATTTATGTCATTCCGAACTTGTTTCAGAATCTCATTAAAGAAAATGTAATATGAAATTACCTGTAATTAAACACTTAACAAATTTTATAGAAGAAAACGATCA of the Tenacibaculum todarodis genome contains:
- a CDS encoding thioredoxin family protein codes for the protein MVQELSQDNLAELVSENKTVIVQYSATWCGNCRIMKPKFKKLASENENVVFVIADAEKFPESRKLADVSNLPTFATFVDGKFVNQVQTNKFDSLKELVAEIV